One segment of Streptomyces bathyalis DNA contains the following:
- a CDS encoding transglycosylase SLT domain-containing protein, whose product MRIPNRLTRTQKSAAVGLAAAAGIAALAGAAPGHSDAHTDRGQAKPVAGHSVNVADHPSTKAAKAATGDHTTDNTRSHAPAKTLVKGEETKQVSAAKPAAKADKTDQSEKAQQAKKAKQAEKAKEARASTKADRTTRGESLDGWIKQARAVMKEEGIPGSHQGIKKNILRESGGDPNAMNDWDINAQKGTPSKGLLQTIQPTFDQYHVKGTKHEVTDPVANIVAACNYAADKYGSMDNVNSAY is encoded by the coding sequence ATGCGCATCCCCAACCGCCTGACCAGGACCCAGAAGTCCGCCGCTGTCGGCCTTGCGGCCGCCGCAGGAATCGCTGCCCTCGCCGGCGCGGCGCCCGGTCACTCGGACGCCCACACGGACCGGGGCCAGGCCAAGCCGGTTGCCGGACATTCGGTGAACGTGGCCGACCACCCGTCGACGAAGGCCGCCAAGGCCGCGACGGGCGATCACACCACCGACAACACGCGCAGCCACGCTCCGGCCAAGACCCTCGTGAAGGGTGAGGAGACCAAGCAGGTCTCCGCAGCCAAGCCGGCCGCGAAGGCCGACAAGACTGACCAGAGCGAGAAGGCTCAGCAGGCCAAGAAGGCCAAGCAGGCCGAGAAGGCCAAGGAGGCCCGTGCCAGCACGAAGGCCGACCGCACGACCCGCGGCGAAAGCCTGGACGGCTGGATCAAGCAGGCCCGTGCCGTCATGAAGGAAGAGGGCATCCCGGGCTCGCACCAGGGCATCAAGAAGAACATCCTCCGTGAATCCGGTGGTGACCCGAACGCGATGAACGACTGGGACATCAACGCCCAGAAGGGCACGCCTTCGAAGGGTCTGCTCCAGACCATTCAGCCCACGTTCGACCAGTACCACGTCAAGGGCACCAAGCATGAGGTGACCGACCCGGTCGCCAACATCGTCGCCGCCTGCAACTACGCGGC